A single window of Pyrus communis chromosome 10, drPyrComm1.1, whole genome shotgun sequence DNA harbors:
- the LOC137748717 gene encoding uncharacterized protein — MTTMKEPPLSRRRRPTCHQPKMLKLVCCFNGAFLTRPPSGKLRYVGGEARIVSVDRNIVYSKLRSKILDLCPNSNTSVTLVYQLPGSGSDSDSAAPLVIVASDDDVRCMIEEYDKLELYGKSPRLWVFVCCSNGSDDVNGYVNCVKGVKFSNGLESESEHVGTHHRHLGGEAHVEEKTAVKNFGGGRSGDESLRKKVLKQQLLAKQSAFRRRFGAGESDVEMGFLGESQKGGSFDNRLGTNCGDNLGSFSVSQANPLNPRDGNLRLKSKSYGQCYSGRSGRVLCNGVGRSSQAPPAKPVPGCNGCCSDAKQDCRSNGMAGISYVNRENIMPWEWGSDSLAGTTVYPVKSSCSGHRAWCGLKSQIRNHRFGVNDARNKRCYQYHVWNHNRINIAEMGSHRTRRGISARKCYPGLRPNLNIAKQGQPVRVYNPSLWRQCSGFSEHAMEERLRMMGSSSTKDSYLIDNPSGSYSGNCGAYTGVGNQSLVNSDAIESSSPSVKTMDILEDRLTGSKFGKCECPYQTSYENLHGMPGYCELEKETRLMDSHEVANTSGFPSEVGCSNGLEGDNKLPDGEAVIDALQNCKNGINDIQVSCSGVPASVSVSLHNLSLSSSKEVEAPQLSSHASSVVSSDVKHQSKPRDLMDEGQFTPDHQVDESNGVAPNPASQNSAKKEKDNVHDEEVQQDPSSGITIDEKANNKVIGGTSSDLAAFYAHLATRELQTIKSSDLEFIKELGSGTYGTVYHGKWKGSDVAIKKIKPSCFTEDTVKQERLLADFWKEARILSQLHHPNIVAFYGVVSDGPVTDLATVTEYMVNGSLKQVLQKKDRTIDRRKRLIIAMDAAFGMEYLHEKNIVHFDLKSHNFLVNMRDPQRPVCKIGDLGLSKIKQRTLVSGGVRGTIPWMAPELLSSNNNLVTEKVDVYSFGIVMWELLTGEEPYGRLRSEEMIAGIIKGSLRPEIPSWCDPTWRSLMERCWSSDPNSRPTFSEIAKELRAMSAAMNIK, encoded by the exons atgacTACCATGAAAGAGCCACCTCTCTCCCGTCGCAGAAGGCCAACTTGCCACCAGCCCAAGATGCTGAAGCTCGTCTGCTGCTTCAACGGCGCGTTCCTTACCCGCCCGCCGTCCGGGAAGCTCCGCTACGTCGGCGGCGAGGCCAGAATCGTATCTGTGGACCGCAACATCGTGTACTCCAAGCTCCGATCAAAGATTTTGGATCTTTGCCCCAACAGTAACACCTCAGTCACCCTCGTGTACCAGCTTCCGGGTTCCGGCTCCGACTCCGACTCCGCCGCCCCTCTCGTCATCGTGGCGTCAGACGACGACGTTCGGTGCATGATCGAAGAGTACGACAAGCTGGAGCTGTACGGTAAGTCCCCGAGGCTCTGGGTCTTTGTTTGTTGTAGCAATGGCAGTGATGATGTCAATGGTTATGTGAATTGCGTGAAAGGAGTGAAATTTAGTAATGGGCTTGAGTCGGAAAGCGAACATGTAGGAACCCACCACCGCCATTTGGGCGGCGAAGCTCATGTGGAGGAGAAGACGGCGGTGAAGAACTTTGGGGGCGGACGGTCCGGTGATGAATCGCTAAGAAAAAAGGTGCTGAAACAGCAATTGCTTGCAAAGCAATCGGCTTTTCGGCGTCGTTTTGGTGCTGGTGAGAGTGATGTGGAAATGGGGTTTTTGGGTGAATCCCAAAAGGGTGGATCTTTTGATAACAGATTAGGGACTAATTGTGGTGATAATCTAGGGAGTTTTTCGGTGTCTCAGGCTAATCCGTTGAATCCCAGAGATGGGAATTTGAGGTTGAAAAGTAAGAGTTATGGGCAGTGCTATTCGGGGAGGTCGGGGAGGGTTTTGTGTAATGGGGTTGGGAGGTCGAGTCAGGCGCCACCTGCGAAACCAGTACCGGGTTGTAACGGTTGTTGTAGTGATGCTAAGCAGGATTGTAGAAGCAATGGAATGGCTGGGATTAGTTATGTGAACAGAGAAAACATTATGCCTTGGGAGTGGGGCAGTGATTCTTTGGCTGGAACTACTGTGTATCCTGTGAAGTCTTCTTGTAGTGGTCATAGGGCGTGGTGCGGCTTAAAGAGCCAGATTCGTAACCATAGGTTTGGTGTGAATGATGCTAGAAATAAGCGGTGTTATCAGTACCATGTTTGGAACCATAATCGGATCAACATAGCTGAGATGGGGAGCCATCGAACAAGGCGGGGAATTTCAGCACGAAAATGCTACCCAGGGCTTAGGCCAAATTTGAACATTGCAAAGCAGGGGCAGCCTGTAAGAGTATATAATCCGAGTTTATGGAGGCAATGTTCTGGTTTCTCGGAGCATGCAATGGAAGAAAGACTGAGGATGATGGGTTCTAGCTCAACGAAGGACAGCTACCTGATAGATAATCCGAGCGGATCCTATTCAGGTAATTGTGGTGCATATACTGGCGTGGGAAATCAATCTCTCGTGAATTCTGATGCCATTGAGAGTTCATCTCCATCTGTGAAGACAATGGACATTCTGGAAGATCGCCTAACTGGTTCTAAGTTTGGGAAGTGTGAATGTCCATATCAAACTTCATATGAAAATCTTCATGGAATGCCTGGTTATTGCGAGCTTGAGAAGGAGACGCGCCTGATGGACTCTCATGAGGTTGCTAACACCTCTGGTTTTCCAAGTGAAGTGGGCTGTAGTAATGGATTGGAAGGTGATAATAAGTTGCCTGATGGGGAAGCAGTCATCGACGCTTTACAAAATTGCAAAAATGGCATTAATGACATACAAGTTTCATGTAGCGGAGTCCCAGCTTCAGTGAGTGTTTCTTTGCATAACCTCTCACTGTCATCATCCAAAGAAGTGGAAGCTCCTCAACTGTCTTCTCATGCCAGCAGTGTTGTGTCTTCTGATGTCAAACATCAATCAAAGCCTAGAGATCTCATGGATGAAGGACAATTTACCCCAGATCATCAAGTCGATGAATCCAATGGAGTTGCACCTAATCCTGCCTCCCAGAATTCAGCTAAGAAAGAGAAGGATAATGTGCATGATGAGGAGGTCCAACAGGACCCTTCATCTGGTATCACCATTGATGAAAAG GCCAACAATAAAGTAATTGGTGGAACCTCCAGTGATCTGGCTGCGTTTTATGCCCATCTCGCAACTCGAGAGCTTCAG ACCATCAAAAGTTCTGACCTTGAGTTCATAAAAGAACTTGGTTCGGGAACATATGGAACTGTTTACCATGGAAAATGGAAGGGTTCTGATGTTGCTATAAAGAAGATTAAGCCAAGTTGCTTTACTGAAGACACAGTGAAGCAAGAGCGAttg CTTGCTGATTTTTGGAAGGAAGCTCGCATACTCAGCCAGCTTCACCACCCAAATATCGTGGCATTCTATGGTGTAGTGTCAGATGGACCAGTGACGGATTTGGCAACGGTGACAGAGTACATGGTGAATGGCTCCTTAAAACAAGTTTTGCAAAAGAAAGACCG GACTATTGATCGTCGAAAGAGGCTGATTATAGCAATGGATGCAGCTTTTGGTATGGAATATCTTCATGAGAAGAACATTGTCCATTTTGATCTGAAATCGCATAACTTTCTTGTGAATATGAGGGACCCTCAGCGTCCAGTGTGCAAG ATTGGTGATCTGGGCTTATCAAAGATCAAGCAGAGGACACTTGTTTCTGGTGGAGTACGAGGTACCATACCGTGGATGGCTCCTGAACTTTTGAGCAGCAACAACAACTTGGTGACAGAAAAG GTTGATGTGTACTCATTTGGAATTGTGATGTGGGAGCTCTTGACCGGGGAGGAACCATATGGACGCCTGCGCTCAGAGGAAATGATAG CTGGTATAATAAAAGGCAGTCTCCGACCTGAAATCCCAAGCTGGTGCGATCCAACATGGAGATCGTTAATGGAAAGGTGCTGGTCATCTGACCCCAACTCTAGGCCAACCTTCTCCGAAATTGCAAAGGAGCTACGCGCCATGTCAGCTGCCATGAACATCAAGTGA